One Camelina sativa cultivar DH55 chromosome 3, Cs, whole genome shotgun sequence genomic window carries:
- the LOC104776755 gene encoding uncharacterized protein LOC104776755 codes for MYYQLSKSSYRDSLKILEADIEHANGLAAEIPMGKSGVRLQMKLVCSNLAPFFIFLLQWMDFSCLLPRYFDFFHILIYKVRPDGRWNLSRYGRKATIREFYGVILPSLERLHINFSDLPEESMWYPNPKAITKKQQYDIEGSRFMNSIDLEREDECGICLEPCTKMVLPNCCHAMCIKCYRNWNTKSESCPFCRGSIKRVNSEDLWVLTCDEDVVDPETVTKEDLLRFYLHINSLPKDYPEAAFLVYNEYLI; via the exons ATGTATTATCAGTTGAGCAAGTCTTCTTACAGAGACTCTTTGAAGATTCTCGAGGCTGATATTGAGCACGCCAATGGACT GGCGGCTGAGATTCCAATGGGAAAGAGCGGTGTGCGTCTGCAGATGAAATTGGTGTGTAGCAATTTGGCTCCATTCTTCATATTCCTGCTACAATGGATGGATTTCTCTTGTCTGCTTCCAAGatattttgatttcttccaCATACTCATATACAAG GTACGGCCTGATGGGCGGTGGAATCTATCCAGGTACGGAAGGAAAGCTACCATTAGGGAGTTTTACG GTGTTATATTACCGTCACTTGAGCGTCTTCATATCAACTTTTCTGACTTACCAGAAGAAAGCATGTGGTATCCGAATCCAAAAGCCATAACCAAAAAGCAGCAGTATGACATTGAAGGCAGCAGATTCATGAATAGCATTGACTTGGAAAGAGAAGACGAATGCGGGATATGCTTAGAGCCATGCACGAAAATGGTGCTGCCCAACTGTTGCCATGCCATGTGCATCAAATGTTACCGTAACTGGAACACGAAGTCGGAGTCATGTCCCTTTTGTCGAGGAAGCATCAAGAGAGTGAACTCAGAGGACCTGTGGGTGTTGACATGCGATGAAGATGTTGTGGATCCAGAGACGGTCACTAAAGAGGATCTCCTTCGGTTTTACCTACACATAAATAGTCTCCCAAAGGATTATCCTGAAGCAGCTTTCTTAGTGTACAACGAGTACTTGATATGA
- the LOC104776756 gene encoding vinorine synthase-like, translating to MSLIIPIISGFKTRMELKITVTSQELVKPSSLNLNHLPCHHLSFLDQLAPPIFMPFLFFYHNKTNLSNNERSDHIKNSLSEILNLFNPLAGRMKNSGDVVVCNDMGASFVEAKADSNMSQILENPNPNELNKLHPFEFHEVSDVLLTVQLTFFQCGGLALGIGLSHKLCDALSGLIFIKSWAALARGDTGIVTPSFDLAKMFPPCDIENLNMATGITKENIVTKRFVFLKSSVESLRERFSGNKEIRATRVEALSVFIWSRFMASTNQDDKTGKIYTLIHPVNLRRQADPFIPDNMFGNIMRFSVTVPKMTINEDDEAEPSLVEQMREEIRKIDAVYVKKLQEDSRGHLEFLNKQASGFVNGEIVSFSFTSLCKFPVYEADFGWGKPLWVASARMSYKNLVAFIDTKEGDGIEAWINLDQNDMSRFEADEELLRYVSSNPSVNV from the coding sequence ATGAGTCTTATCATACCTATTATAAGTGGTTTCAAAACAAGAATGGAGCTTAAGATCACGGTGACTTCTCAGGAACTCGTCAAGCCCTCATCTCTAAACCTTAATCATCTTCCTTGCCATCATCTTTCTTTCCTTGATCAGCTTGCTCCTCCCATTTTCATgcctttccttttcttttaccaCAACAAGACCAATCTCTCAAACAATGAACGAAGTGATCACATCAAGAATTCCTTGTCAGAAATATTGAATCTCTTCAACCCCTTGGCAGGACGCATGAAAAACTCGGGAGATGTCGTTGTGTGCAACGATATGGGTGCGTCTTTCGTCGAAGCCAAAGCCGATAGCAACATGTCACAGATtttagaaaaccctaatcccaatgaACTTAACAAGCTCCATCCATTCGAATTCCATGAAGTGAGTGACGTGCTTCTCACGGTACAGCTCACTTTTTTTCAATGCGGCGGCTTAGCACTCGGTATAGGCCTTTCCCATAAACTCTGTGATGCCTTGTCTGGTCTTATTTTCATCAAAAGCTGGGCAGCTTTGGCTCGTGGAGACACTGGAATCGTTACTCCTTCTTTCGATCTCGCCAAGATGTTTCCTCCATGtgatatagaaaatttaaacatgGCTACAGGtatcacaaaagaaaacatagtaACCAAACGCTTTGTGTTCTTGAAATCCTCTGTTGAGTCTTTAAGAGAACGATTCAGCGGAAACAAGGAGATCCGCGCGACACGTGTTGAGGCCTTATCGGTATTCATATGGAGCCGTTTCATGGCGTCAACAAACCAAGATGACAAAACCGGAAAGATCTATACATTGATTCATCCGGTGAACTTGCGTAGACAAGCAGATCCATTTATACCAGACAACATGTTTGGGAACATCATGAGATTCTCAGTTACTGTCCCTAAGATGACAatcaatgaagatgatgaagcagAGCCTTCTCTTGTGGAGCAAATGAGAGAAGAGATTAGAAAGATAGATGCAGTGTACGTGAAGAAACTTCAAGAAGACAGCAGAGGACACCTCGAGTTTCTAAACAAACAAGCTTCAGGTTTCGTCAACGGTGAGATTGTGTCGTTCAGCTTCACGAGCCTATGCAAATTCCCGGTTTATGAAGCAGATTTCGGATGGGGGAAACCTTTGTGGGTTGCCTCTGCAAGGATGAGCTACAAAAATCTGGTAGCTTTCATTGATACTAAGGAAGGTGATGGCATAGAAGCTTGGATCAACCTTGACCAGAACGACATGTCTAGATTTGAAGCCGATGAGGAGTTGCTTCGCTATGTTTCTTCAAACCCAAGTGTGAATGTGTGA
- the LOC104776757 gene encoding BAHD acyltransferase At5g47980-like translates to MEEKVEIIARDIIKPSSPTPNDKRILNLSLLDILSSPMYTGALLFYAADPQNLLGFSTEETSLKLKKSLSHTLPIFYPLAGRIMGSFVECNDEGALFIEARVDHLLLEFLKYSVPESLEPLVPVEARSREAVTWPVLLIQAYFFRCGGLVITICTSHKITDATSLAMFIRGWAESSRDLGITLIPSFTASEFFPLPIDELPSKPMNRKVVLEEMNCVTKRFVFDASNIKKLRAKASSNLVKNPTRVEAVTALFWRCATKASRLSSPTPRTSVLQILVNLRGKVNSLCENTIGNMLSLMILNNEEAKIERIQDVVDELRRAKEVFSLNCKEMSESSSKIFELLEEIGKVHGRGTEVDLWISNSWCKLGMYEADFGWGKPVWVTGRGTSNFKNLMLLIDTKDGEGIEAWITLTEEHMSLFKCDQELLESASLNPPVLI, encoded by the coding sequence ATGGAGGAAAAAGTTGAGATCATAGCAAGAGATATAATCAAACCctcttctccaactccaaatGATAAGAGAATTcttaatctctctcttcttgatATCCTCAGCTCACCCATGTACACAGGTGCACTTCTCTTTTACGCAGCGGATCCTCAGAACCTTCTAGGTTTTTCAACAGAGGAGACATCCTTGAAGCTCAAGAAATCTCTGTCTCACACTTTACCAATCTTCTACCCTCTTGCCGGAAGAATCATGGGAAGTTTTGTGGAATGTAATGATGAAGGAGCTTTGTTTATAGAAGCTCGAGTGGACCATCTTCTCTTGGAGTTTCTCAAATACTCTGTTCCTGAATCATTGGAACCACTCGTTCCTGTTGAAGCTAGGTCAAGAGAAGCTGTTACATGGCCTGTGTTGCTAATCCAAGCCTATTTCTTCCGCTGTGGAGGATTGGTTATCACAATATGCACTTCTCATAAGATCACTGACGCAACCTCTTTAGCGATGTTCATCAGAGGATGGGCTGAGTCCTCAAGAGATTTAGGGATTACATTGATTCCTAGTTTCACCGCTTCAGAGTTCTTTCCTCTACCTATTGATGAACTTCCATCAAAACCGATGAACCGTAAAGTCGTGCTTGAAGAGATGAATTGTGTAACTAAGAGATTTGTGTTTGATGCTTCAAACATCAAGAAACTAAGAGCCAAAGCTTCAAGCAACCTTGTCAAGAATCCAACCCGTGTTGAAGCAGTCACAGCTCTTTTCTGGAGATGTGCTACTAAGGCTTCAAGATTAAGTTCTCCAACACCAAGAACTTCGGTGCTGCAAATACTAGTGAACCTGCGAGGTAAGGTAAATTCTTTGTGTGAAAACACAATTGGGAATATGCTTTCCCTCATGATTCTCAATAATGAAGAAGCTAAGATAGAAAGAATTCAAGATGTGGTTGACGAGCTAAGACGTGCAAAGGAGGTCTTCAGCTTGAACTGCAAGGAGATGTCCGAATCCTCGTCGAAAATATTTGAGCTTTTGGAAGAGATTGGGAAAGTACATGGAAGAGGAACTGAGGTGGACTTGTGGATAAGTAATAGCTGGTGTAAGCTCGGTATGTATGAGGCAGATTTCGGATGGGGAAAGCCAGTTTGGGTGACCGGAAGAGGCACTTCTAATTTCAAGAACTTGATGTTGTTGATTGATACCAAAGATGGAGAAGGAATTGAAGCTTGGATCACTCTTACGGAAGAACACATGTCGTTGTTCAAATGTGATCAAGAGCTTCTTGAATCAGCTTCCCTGAATCCCCCTGTTTTAAtctag
- the LOC104776758 gene encoding uncharacterized protein LOC104776758, protein MDSGLPWADQWDYNSDPPPNNEDDKKKKKKEDGSKTNIGKAILAFKWMKLGKKSDK, encoded by the coding sequence ATGGATTCGGGACTACCATGGGCTGATCAATGGGACTACAACTCTGACCCTCCTCCAAATAACGAAGatgacaagaagaaaaagaagaaggaagatggaAGCAAAACCAATATCGGGAAGGCCATACTTGCCTTCAAATGGATGAAACTTGGCAAAAAATCTGATAAGTAA
- the LOC104776759 gene encoding lysine histidine transporter 2-like — MGEMSASEKPAAKQKNVDDWLPITSSRNAKWWYSAFHNVTAMVGAGVLSLPYAMSNLGWGPGVTLMVLSWVITLYTLWQMVEMHEIVPGKRLDRYHELGQEAFGEKLGLWIVVPQQLIVEVGVDIVYMVTGGHSLKKVHQLLCTDCKDIRTTFWIMIFASIHFVISHLPNFNSISVISLAAAVMSLTYSTIAWAASVHKGVHPDVDYTARASTDAGKVFNFLSALGDVAFAYAGHNVVLEIQATIPSTPEVPSKIPMWRGVVVAYIIVAICYFPVAFVGFYIFGNSVDDNILLTLEKPVWLVAMANLFVVVHVIGSYQIFAMPVFDMLETVLVKKMDFAPSFKLRFITRSLYVAFTMIVAICVPFFGGLLGFFGGFAFAPTTYYLPCIIWLILKKPKKFGLSWTINWFCIVVGVLLTILAPIGGLRTIIVNASTYKFFS, encoded by the exons atgggtgaGATGTCAGCGAGTGAGAAACCCGCGGCTAAGCAGAAGAACGTCGACGATTGGTTACCGATCACATCCTCCAGAAACGCCAAGTGGTGGTACTCTGCTTTTCACAATGTTACAGCCATGGTTGGTGCTGGTGTTCTCAGCTTGCCTTACGCCATGTCCAATCTCGGATG GGGACCTGGAGTGACGTTGATGGTTCTGTCATGGGTGATAACTTTGTACACACTGTGGCAAATGGTGGAGATGCATGAGATTGTTCCAGGGAAGAGGCTTGATAGATACCACGAGCTTGGCCAAGAAGCTTTTGGCGAGAAGCTTGGCCTTTGGATCGTTGTGCCGCAGCAGCTTATCGTGGAGGTTGGTGTTGACATCGTTTATATGGTCACCGGAGGACATTCGCTCAAGAAAGTTCATCAACTACTCTGCACTGATTGCAAAGACATCAGAACTACTTTTTGGATCATGATCTTTGCGTCTATCCATTTCGTTATCTCTCACCTTCCCAATTTTAACTCCATCTCCGTCATCTCACTCGCCGCTGCTGTTATGTCCTTAAC ttaCTCAACAATTGCTTGGGCTGCATCGGTGCACAAAGGGGTTCATCCAGATGTTGACTATACAGCTAGAGCCTCGACCGATGCTGGAAAAGTATTCAACTTCTTGAGTGCGTTGGGAGATGTGGCTTTTGCCTATGCAGGTCACAACGTTGTGTTGGAGATCCAGGCCACGATCCCTTCGACTCCGGAGGTGCCATCCAAGATCCCAATGTGGAGAGGAGTTGTTGTAGCCTACATTATAGTCGCCATCTGCTACTTCCCTGTAGCATTCGTCGGCTTTTATATCTTTGGAAACAGCGTTGATGACAACATTCTCCTCACTTTGGAGAAGCCTGTCTGGCTTGTCGCTATGGCTAACTTGTTTGTGGTTGTCCACGTTATTGGAAGCTATCAG ATATTTGCAATGCCGGTGTTTGACATGCTTGAAACCGTTTTGGTCAAAAAGATGGATTTCGCTCCTTCCTTCAAGCTCCGCTTCATCACCCGAAGCCTTTACGTCG CTTTCACGATGATCGTTGCGATATGCGTCCCGTTTTTTGGTGGACTACTCGGCTTTTTTGGAGGATTCGCCTTCGCCCCAACAACTTACTAC CTTCCATGCATTATTTGGCTAATTCTCAAGAAACCAAAGAAGTTTGGTCTTTCTTGGACAATTAATTGG TTCTGCATCGTAGTAGGAGTTCTTTTGACGATCCTAGCCCCAATTGGTGGACTCAGAACCATCATTGTCAACGCCAGTACCTACAAGTTCTTCTCATAG
- the LOC104776763 gene encoding UPF0725 protein At3g25080-like has translation MINFHTFALNESELQDDIDCVRLYLELAVATTNRGTSMDHDLSNLQIVQVAKDNTPQDVDPVFNGKNVAIFYIRYKDSCEARVGKDVDRVAIVRRAFYEKRGCFALVGKTLSLGIIPTKG, from the exons ATGATCAACTTTCACACGTTTGCC ctgaATGAATCAGAGCTGCAAGACGATATTGACTGCGTTCGTCTCTACTTGGAACTTGCAGTTGCCACGACTAATAGGGGCACCAGTATGGATCATGATCTGTCCAACTTGCAGATTGTCCAAGTGGCTAAAGATAATACTCCCCAAGATGTGGATCCCGTATTCAACGGCAAAAATGTTGCGATTTTCTACATAAGGTACAAGGACTCATGCGAGGCTCGAGTTGGTAAGGATGTTGATCGCGTAGCTATAGTCAGAAGAGCCTTCTATGAGAAGCGGGGATGCTTCGCTCTTGTGGGCAAGACTCTGAGTTTAGGAATTATACCAACAAAAGGGTAA